The sequence ATAGCCAAAACGACAACCGAGGAGACTTCTTCCATTGGTTTTGGGATTTTTTATATGATTGTGAATATTGGTTCTTTTATCGGACCTGCAGTTGCTTCAGTTTACAGGGAAATCGATTGGGTTTATGTTTTTATTATTTCCTCTGCTGCTATTAGTCTGAACATGATTTTGGTGCTCTTGTTTTACAAAGAACCCAATAGGGAAAAGCAATCGGACAAGCTATTTCAAGCCATTATTAAGATTTTTAGAAACATTGTAGAAGTACTCAGCAATTTCAAGTTTGCTGTATTTCTACTTATTATTGTCGGATTCTGGGTTATGTATTGGCAATTGTTTTTTACACTACCCGTTTTTATTCAGGATTGGATAGATACAACACCAATCTATAATTTAGTTGCAACTATATTTCCTTTTCTTGCCAGGAAATTTGGAACGGCTGCAGGCACCATTAATCCGGAACTCATTTTGAATATGGTTTCATTTTTCATCATCTTGTTTCAGCTATTGATTTCTACCATAGTAATGAAATATAAGCCCTTAAATGCAATGATTAGTGGGATTTTTATTGCTTCAATTGGCCTTGGATTATGGTTTGTTTTTCAAAATGGTTTGTTTCTGTTTGCGTCAATATTTGTATTTGCCATAGGTGAAATGTCTAGTTCTCCTAAAATAACAGAATATATTGGTCGTATAGCACCTAAAGATAAAGTAGCACTCTACATGGGCATGTCTTTTTTACCAATAGCGGGAGGGAATTTTATTGGTGGGCCACTTTCAGGAAAAGTATATGCTCGTTTTGCCGACAAGACTACTTTACTTAAGCAAGAAATAACCAATCGGGGATTAGATTTACCTGAGATAACAGAAAGTTTCAGTAAAACCGATTATTGGAATCAAGCAAAAGATGTATTGAATTTAACAGATATAGAACTTACTCAATTATTATGGACAAATCATAGTCCAGATAACATTTGGATAGTATATACCTCCATAGGTGTATTTACTGCCATAG is a genomic window of Bacteroidota bacterium containing:
- a CDS encoding MFS transporter, translating into MSTVKKFPRTFWIANSMELFERWAYYGILAVLALYITNSKDTGAMGFTHMQKGVLMGTFGGIVYFLPVLTGAIADRIGYKLTLVISYVILISGYYMLGQADSYNGMMLVLVYTAIGAALFKPVVSATIAKTTTEETSSIGFGIFYMIVNIGSFIGPAVASVYREIDWVYVFIISSAAISLNMILVLLFYKEPNREKQSDKLFQAIIKIFRNIVEVLSNFKFAVFLLIIVGFWVMYWQLFFTLPVFIQDWIDTTPIYNLVATIFPFLARKFGTAAGTINPELILNMVSFFIILFQLLISTIVMKYKPLNAMISGIFIASIGLGLWFVFQNGLFLFASIFVFAIGEMSSSPKITEYIGRIAPKDKVALYMGMSFLPIAGGNFIGGPLSGKVYARFADKTTLLKQEITNRGLDLPEITESFSKTDYWNQAKDVLNLTDIELTQLLWTNHSPDNIWIVYTSIGVFTAIALLLYDKLLLKSK